The following coding sequences are from one Photobacterium angustum window:
- a CDS encoding DUF4062 domain-containing protein: MAKPRVFVSSTYYDLKHIRNSLEAFIDGLGYESVLYEEGDIPFHHDSSLDVSCYEEIKNCHILVLIIGGRYGSPASEQEENPKEKLDFYNSVTKKEYETARKNDIPIYVFIDKNVHSEYHTFKKNRNNKDIEYAHVDDVNIFKLIDDIYAQKRNNLIKDFEKFDDISCWLRDQWAGLFADFLSKKNQDKDLADLSTQISGLKDLNSVLKEYTESIMEKLQPENFQHIINSSNRALKEKTISQFEKHDMIDYILKKSPKGVGLHKLYESFVKSNSVGDMLSRLNFDSEFIKDMSAHEFVKRDFEHLKRELS, translated from the coding sequence GTGGCCAAACCTAGAGTGTTTGTATCTTCTACATATTACGATTTAAAGCACATAAGAAATAGTTTGGAAGCTTTTATAGATGGCTTAGGATATGAATCTGTTTTATATGAAGAGGGTGATATTCCATTTCACCATGATTCTTCTTTAGATGTTTCATGTTATGAGGAAATAAAAAACTGCCATATTTTGGTGCTAATAATTGGAGGTCGGTATGGTAGTCCAGCTTCAGAGCAAGAAGAAAACCCAAAAGAAAAGTTAGACTTTTATAACTCTGTTACTAAAAAAGAATACGAAACAGCTAGGAAAAATGACATTCCTATTTATGTATTTATTGATAAAAATGTGCATTCTGAATATCACACATTTAAAAAGAATAGAAATAATAAAGATATTGAGTATGCTCATGTAGATGACGTAAATATTTTCAAATTGATTGATGATATTTATGCCCAAAAGAGAAACAACTTGATTAAAGATTTTGAGAAATTTGATGATATATCTTGTTGGTTAAGAGATCAATGGGCAGGATTGTTTGCGGACTTTCTTAGTAAGAAAAACCAAGATAAGGATCTGGCAGACCTTTCTACACAAATTTCGGGTTTGAAAGATCTAAACTCTGTTTTAAAAGAGTATACCGAGTCTATTATGGAAAAACTTCAACCGGAAAATTTCCAGCATATAATAAACTCTTCGAACAGGGCATTAAAAGAAAAGACTATTTCCCAGTTTGAAAAACACGACATGATTGATTATATCTTGAAGAAATCACCAAAAGGTGTAGGTTTACATAAGCTTTATGAATCATTTGTTAAGTCTAATTCTGTAGGAGATATGCTTTCTAGGCTTAATTTTGATTCTGAATTTATTAAAGATATGTCAGCTCATGAGTTTGTAAAGAGAGATTTCGAACATTTGAAGCGAGAATTGAGTTAA
- a CDS encoding toll/interleukin-1 receptor domain-containing protein, translating to MCNPKLFISYSWSNHDHEQLVLQIAAELTESGVDVILDKWDLKEGHDAYAFMEKMVTDPEINKVAIISDKTYAEKADVRSGGVGTETQIISREVYEQQEQNKFVVVVTERDENGKAHLPTYYKSRIYIDLSEPDGYADNFEKLLRWIYNKPLYVKPEIGKKPCFLEENESVSLGTSSAFKRAVDAIKNDKSTASGCFDEYLTLFSENLERFRVHGVEGEIDDAIVSNLELFIPARNEYIQLLIAVAQYKPLPDFAERIHRFIESLIPYMERPEHISSCNSWEFDNYKFIVHEIFLYTLAVFLKYERFELAAPLLLQQYFVGGRSEYGRDTMIDFQNIRQHMKSLEYRNLRLGTRRLSLRADLLKERCHGTGLDFRFLMQADFVAFMRADISASDVYSRWWPETLLYLGHYGSSFEIFARAKSKRYFDRVKSLLGIESPSDLSELLESYKQDRRKLPSWEFESFSPSTLLGYESLGTLP from the coding sequence TTGTGTAATCCGAAGTTATTTATATCTTACAGTTGGTCAAATCACGATCACGAACAACTTGTTCTTCAAATTGCAGCCGAGCTGACAGAATCTGGTGTAGATGTCATTTTAGACAAGTGGGATCTAAAGGAAGGTCATGACGCTTATGCTTTCATGGAAAAGATGGTAACTGACCCAGAAATTAATAAAGTCGCAATAATCTCAGATAAGACTTATGCAGAAAAAGCTGATGTAAGAAGTGGCGGCGTGGGCACTGAGACACAAATTATTTCCCGTGAAGTATATGAACAGCAAGAACAAAATAAGTTCGTCGTTGTCGTTACAGAGAGAGATGAAAACGGTAAGGCACACTTGCCAACTTACTATAAGTCCAGAATTTATATTGATCTCAGCGAACCGGATGGATACGCAGATAATTTTGAAAAATTACTAAGATGGATTTACAACAAGCCACTTTATGTAAAGCCTGAAATTGGGAAGAAGCCCTGTTTTTTAGAAGAAAATGAGTCTGTTTCACTTGGCACCTCATCTGCATTTAAGCGTGCGGTAGACGCCATAAAGAATGATAAATCTACAGCTTCTGGCTGCTTCGATGAGTACTTGACCTTATTCTCGGAAAATCTTGAGCGTTTTCGTGTTCATGGCGTAGAGGGTGAAATTGATGATGCGATCGTATCAAACCTAGAATTATTTATACCTGCTAGAAACGAGTATATTCAACTATTGATAGCTGTCGCTCAATACAAACCATTACCTGATTTTGCTGAACGAATTCACCGTTTTATTGAAAGCCTAATACCATATATGGAAAGGCCAGAGCATATATCTTCCTGTAATAGCTGGGAATTCGATAACTATAAATTTATAGTTCACGAGATTTTTCTATATACGCTTGCTGTTTTTCTAAAGTACGAACGTTTTGAGCTGGCTGCACCATTGTTATTGCAACAGTATTTTGTTGGTGGTCGTTCCGAATATGGTAGAGATACCATGATTGACTTCCAAAATATCCGTCAGCATATGAAGTCGCTTGAGTATAGGAATTTGCGGTTAGGAACAAGAAGATTGTCACTGCGAGCAGACCTGTTAAAAGAGCGGTGTCATGGAACTGGTTTGGACTTTAGGTTTTTAATGCAAGCTGACTTTGTCGCTTTTATGCGTGCTGATATATCTGCAAGCGATGTCTATAGCCGTTGGTGGCCTGAAACACTTCTTTATTTAGGTCATTATGGTAGTTCCTTTGAAATATTTGCTCGCGCAAAGTCAAAAAGATACTTTGATAGAGTTAAATCCCTCCTAGGTATTGAGTCACCTAGTGATTTGTCTGAGCTTTTAGAGTCTTACAAACAAGACCGCAGAAAGCTACCAAGTTGGGAGTTTGAGTCTTTTAGTCCTTCCACTTTGCTGGGTTACGAAAGCTTAGGAACATTACCGTAA
- a CDS encoding ParB N-terminal domain-containing protein, which yields MNGNDEHNYNDGISNNPLEISVVDSLVKRYEEKKSTSYLASSQELADASDEYISAQQMHDIFNEKSKYYSSIKIVKTTLKHVEVYINPRLALQMLDLSQRGAVNKKNKNRKLSRTKVNKYVEAIKNGKWCLTGEPIIISADGEILNGHHRLQACIEAGVGFIATITYGVTDDLSFAHIDVGNIRSRAQVLEMAGVKVSAPILSRVAMLAKAFEMTKNPYDFRGTQGTSFQPAEILDYVEDHEELAISVDFVSKIVKRHKRESQVSEPIYAFAHYLITQKLKHHTFNKLEITPEVYLTRVISSLGLESEDDIEYKVRNYLQSLVHESTSYSLLCKLSAIFKGWNLHLDIPVSGNKVSVKRVALFKKDSDGNKIPLPSAGNINEAFTIPCIPKGPTPKRILKQSNAQIKRS from the coding sequence ATGAATGGCAATGATGAGCACAACTACAACGATGGCATCAGTAATAACCCGCTAGAAATATCAGTCGTTGATAGTTTGGTTAAGCGATACGAAGAGAAAAAGAGCACGAGTTATCTAGCTAGCTCTCAAGAGCTTGCTGATGCTTCAGATGAATATATATCAGCCCAACAGATGCATGATATTTTTAATGAAAAATCAAAATATTACAGCAGCATTAAGATAGTTAAAACAACTCTAAAACATGTTGAAGTTTACATTAACCCTCGACTTGCTCTTCAAATGCTTGATTTATCACAGCGCGGGGCCGTGAATAAGAAGAACAAAAACCGGAAACTTAGTCGAACAAAAGTAAACAAATATGTGGAAGCTATAAAAAATGGCAAATGGTGTTTAACCGGAGAACCCATCATTATTTCTGCTGATGGTGAAATCCTTAATGGGCATCATCGATTACAGGCTTGTATTGAGGCTGGAGTTGGATTTATCGCAACTATCACATATGGTGTTACGGATGATCTGTCTTTCGCCCATATTGATGTAGGTAATATCCGCTCAAGAGCGCAAGTCTTAGAAATGGCTGGAGTAAAAGTTAGCGCTCCTATACTCTCTCGTGTCGCGATGCTAGCGAAGGCTTTTGAGATGACAAAAAACCCATACGATTTTCGTGGCACTCAAGGAACTTCATTTCAGCCTGCAGAAATTTTAGATTATGTTGAAGATCACGAAGAATTAGCAATATCCGTTGATTTTGTTTCAAAAATAGTAAAACGTCACAAACGGGAGAGTCAGGTATCTGAACCAATCTACGCTTTTGCACACTACTTGATAACACAGAAACTCAAGCATCATACTTTTAATAAACTAGAGATAACACCAGAGGTTTACTTGACAAGGGTAATATCCTCTCTCGGTCTAGAGTCTGAAGATGATATAGAATATAAAGTTAGAAATTATCTTCAATCATTAGTTCATGAGTCCACATCGTACTCTCTACTATGTAAATTATCGGCTATATTCAAGGGTTGGAATTTACATTTAGACATTCCTGTTTCAGGCAATAAAGTGAGCGTAAAACGCGTAGCACTCTTTAAAAAAGATTCGGATGGTAACAAGATACCCCTACCGTCAGCAGGAAATATCAATGAGGCATTCACAATTCCTTGTATCCCTAAAGGACCAACACCAAAACGCATTCTTAAGCAGAGTAATGCTCAGATAAAAAGATCATAA
- a CDS encoding DUF2306 domain-containing protein, whose amino-acid sequence MEYLDLVYFHLVTVVLAFVIGTYLLIKRKGTKNHKILGRLYMVLMLLTAISTLFIPAQVGGFIFYHFGYIHILSLITLYTVPEAFIAIKKNNVKKHRNSMIILYVSAILIAGTFAFTPGRLLHTWLFV is encoded by the coding sequence GTGGAATATCTGGATTTAGTGTATTTTCATTTAGTTACAGTCGTTCTCGCTTTTGTCATTGGAACTTATTTACTCATTAAACGAAAAGGGACTAAAAATCATAAGATCCTTGGCAGATTATATATGGTGTTGATGTTATTAACGGCAATATCAACATTGTTTATTCCAGCTCAGGTTGGGGGTTTTATATTTTATCACTTTGGCTATATACATATCCTTAGCCTTATTACGTTATATACAGTCCCAGAAGCATTCATTGCTATCAAAAAAAACAATGTGAAAAAACACCGTAATAGCATGATTATTTTATACGTATCGGCAATATTAATTGCAGGGACGTTTGCTTTCACGCCAGGAAGATTATTACATACTTGGCTTTTTGTTTAG
- a CDS encoding ATP-binding protein has product MSIFIGEVTAVNGIQITLTVDETSNKDTIFYEGQRYKGISIREYVSIQRGFRDIVCIVEGEYLDERRFQENTDKIEYVRKVHVRPIGYIENGNFFEGIKFLPLIRDPAFLLPEKAIKTVYSSSTESDFCIGSLLKEGIEISLPWQKLFNTHIGIFGNTGSGKSNTLTKLFTTLFDEKHKQIKSVSKFVLLDFNGEYIKDQIVSLEHKHAIDLNTNTAVDQFPLAEDEFWNAETLSILFQATTNTQKPFINRVLQGRSKYGSGQQSALSYLKYTIKFCFTSTSQKPEVLDLLKSTLKNTDSIDLLKDVSWHGSNFKIRVGTDFKFFNNESQYNLYIKSAVDSILINDLDAFQEFKILCKLKLINDLMYNFVQFDHIQPLLKRAESSLGGLSKVIKVESSVADDDKAITVISLRNCNQDVKKIIPLLVTKHYYNSHKKQVKKSPPEKTLHLIIDEAHNILSQQSVREQSNWKDYRLELFEELIKEGRKFGIFLTLSSQRPADISATIMSQLHNFFIHRLVNDRDLFLLDNTISTLDSVSRSLIPNLSRGSCIITGTSFDLPMLIQVDELNDNCKPDSNDVHLEQLWLSLEESSESIN; this is encoded by the coding sequence ATGAGCATCTTCATTGGTGAGGTCACAGCGGTAAATGGCATTCAAATTACGTTGACCGTTGATGAAACATCGAACAAAGACACTATTTTCTATGAAGGTCAGCGATACAAAGGTATCTCTATCAGAGAGTACGTTTCAATTCAGCGTGGCTTCCGTGACATTGTATGTATTGTTGAGGGTGAGTACTTAGATGAAAGACGTTTCCAAGAGAATACGGATAAAATCGAGTACGTACGAAAAGTGCATGTTCGCCCTATTGGCTACATTGAAAATGGTAACTTCTTTGAAGGTATCAAGTTCTTACCGTTGATCCGTGATCCTGCCTTCCTGTTACCTGAGAAAGCCATAAAGACAGTATATTCATCTAGTACTGAATCAGACTTCTGCATTGGATCATTGTTAAAAGAAGGGATTGAGATATCTCTACCTTGGCAGAAGTTGTTTAATACTCACATTGGTATTTTTGGAAACACTGGTAGCGGTAAATCAAATACTCTAACGAAACTCTTCACTACTTTGTTCGATGAAAAGCATAAACAAATCAAATCTGTCAGTAAGTTTGTGCTGCTAGATTTCAATGGGGAGTACATCAAAGATCAAATCGTATCACTTGAACATAAGCACGCTATAGATCTAAATACGAATACAGCAGTCGATCAATTCCCGTTGGCAGAAGATGAATTCTGGAATGCGGAGACACTTTCAATTCTTTTCCAAGCCACTACCAATACACAGAAGCCGTTTATAAATAGAGTCCTGCAAGGACGCTCAAAGTATGGCTCTGGTCAACAGAGTGCTCTAAGTTACTTAAAGTACACGATTAAGTTCTGCTTCACTTCTACATCTCAAAAACCAGAAGTTCTTGATCTCCTCAAAAGCACTCTAAAGAACACTGATAGCATAGATCTCCTCAAAGATGTTAGTTGGCATGGGAGTAACTTTAAAATCCGTGTTGGGACTGATTTTAAATTCTTCAATAACGAAAGCCAATATAATCTCTACATCAAAAGTGCCGTTGATAGTATTCTGATTAATGACCTTGACGCATTTCAGGAATTTAAAATTCTATGCAAATTGAAGTTGATTAATGATTTGATGTACAACTTTGTTCAATTCGATCACATACAACCACTATTAAAACGTGCCGAGTCCTCGCTAGGAGGGTTATCCAAGGTAATCAAAGTTGAGTCTAGTGTTGCTGACGACGATAAGGCAATAACAGTCATTTCGCTGCGTAATTGCAATCAAGACGTAAAGAAGATCATTCCCCTTCTTGTAACGAAGCACTATTATAATTCTCACAAAAAACAGGTTAAGAAAAGCCCACCAGAAAAGACACTGCACCTAATCATTGATGAGGCACATAATATCCTTTCTCAACAATCAGTACGTGAACAGAGTAACTGGAAAGACTATCGTTTAGAATTGTTTGAAGAATTGATTAAGGAAGGTCGTAAGTTCGGTATTTTCCTGACGTTATCGAGTCAACGACCTGCGGATATCTCAGCAACGATTATGTCTCAATTGCATAATTTCTTTATCCATCGTTTAGTTAACGATCGTGATTTGTTCTTGTTAGATAACACCATTAGTACATTAGATTCTGTTTCTCGCTCTTTAATTCCGAACCTATCTAGAGGCTCTTGTATTATTACTGGTACTTCTTTTGATCTACCTATGTTGATTCAGGTAGACGAGTTAAACGATAACTGCAAACCAGATAGTAATGATGTTCATTTAGAGCAACTGTGGTTATCTTTAGAAGAAAGTTCCGAATCTATAAATTAA
- a CDS encoding DUF2971 domain-containing protein encodes MLDTSSLFLTRVSCFEDELEGGLTPSYIMVTNGMVNLLSQILYTMPLANTPTPEEVEERNTQIKKLKDEYENHTYNTVFGSFKHDEVEYETVFQQHRHWVDVSCWHANKSESMAMWKIYGGSTNSVCVVTDVAHMEKAVKSSSEYNLVLSRVYYISHDDEPFKEYHGLAPLMHKSDFYAFENEVRLMAYKPSAKLLSTRPEDDRGTTVKINLNTLIREVRVAYDAPEWFFHLVDSITKKYGVNAPVVRSKMRKLPIFQL; translated from the coding sequence ATGCTAGATACCAGTAGCTTATTTCTTACTCGAGTATCATGTTTTGAAGATGAACTCGAAGGAGGTTTAACACCAAGCTACATAATGGTTACTAATGGGATGGTTAATCTTCTCAGCCAGATTCTTTACACTATGCCATTGGCTAATACACCAACACCTGAAGAAGTAGAGGAGCGAAATACTCAGATAAAAAAGCTAAAGGATGAATATGAAAATCATACATACAATACGGTTTTTGGATCTTTTAAGCACGATGAAGTTGAGTATGAAACGGTATTTCAGCAACATCGACATTGGGTCGACGTTAGCTGTTGGCATGCTAACAAATCTGAAAGTATGGCAATGTGGAAAATATATGGTGGATCCACAAATTCAGTTTGTGTGGTCACTGATGTAGCGCACATGGAAAAGGCCGTGAAAAGTTCTTCTGAATATAATCTTGTTCTTTCACGTGTCTATTATATTTCACATGATGATGAGCCTTTTAAGGAATACCATGGATTAGCTCCTTTAATGCATAAGTCAGACTTTTATGCGTTCGAGAATGAAGTGCGTCTAATGGCTTATAAACCTTCAGCGAAGTTACTCTCAACTCGCCCTGAAGATGATCGAGGAACCACTGTTAAAATAAACTTGAATACGTTAATACGAGAAGTTCGTGTTGCATATGATGCTCCCGAATGGTTTTTCCATCTTGTTGACTCTATTACTAAGAAGTACGGCGTAAATGCTCCTGTCGTAAGATCAAAGATGCGAAAACTTCCAATCTTCCAGTTATAG
- a CDS encoding SIR2 family protein: MTTSKIELNDLHDKNINYLIGAGASAGLFPTLALDIHTEGKYETIETLATEFDSIDAKHLKALLLMYYYEECIKPVISVDFTALEDDKQIVIDNYKKFMKLNLEILHRKRGYDRKINFFTTNYDSCLAYAADELYEEKSIRFNINDGSRGFHKKIVEARNFDCMTTESGIFDRNKEVQRQINLIHLHGSAFWRKHNDSILVDYSSPDKIVSESSIDRMYYGDFKEMLESSFHTVDQLCSMIIDDDNKAAFENIQYDFYREYNQLPIVNPTKWKFHETVFEEHYYQMLRHLSYELEKPNSVLIAFGFSFADEHIRNLIKRSLTNPTLQVYICCYRETMIPELQKYFSDFNNIEYVVHEKGEVLDFSYFNSHVLTLGEDDA; encoded by the coding sequence ATGACGACTTCTAAAATCGAGCTAAACGACTTACACGACAAGAACATCAACTATCTGATAGGTGCAGGAGCATCAGCAGGTCTATTTCCAACCCTTGCTTTGGATATACACACAGAAGGTAAATACGAAACGATTGAAACTTTGGCTACCGAGTTCGATTCTATTGACGCTAAACACCTCAAAGCCTTGCTATTGATGTATTACTATGAAGAATGCATAAAGCCTGTTATTTCTGTTGATTTCACTGCCTTAGAAGACGATAAACAAATAGTCATCGATAATTATAAAAAATTCATGAAATTGAACCTTGAAATTCTTCATCGAAAACGGGGTTATGACAGAAAGATTAATTTCTTTACCACGAACTACGACTCCTGCCTAGCCTATGCAGCAGATGAACTCTACGAAGAAAAATCCATTCGATTTAACATCAACGATGGCTCTCGTGGTTTTCATAAGAAAATAGTAGAGGCTCGTAACTTCGATTGCATGACGACTGAATCAGGTATTTTCGACAGAAACAAAGAAGTACAACGACAAATCAATCTTATCCATCTTCACGGCTCTGCTTTCTGGCGTAAGCACAACGATTCTATCCTCGTAGATTACTCTTCTCCGGATAAAATTGTTTCTGAGTCATCAATCGACAGAATGTACTACGGTGACTTCAAAGAGATGCTAGAAAGTAGCTTTCACACAGTGGACCAGTTGTGTTCAATGATTATTGATGATGATAACAAAGCGGCATTCGAGAATATACAATATGACTTCTATCGGGAGTATAACCAGTTACCTATCGTTAACCCTACAAAATGGAAGTTCCACGAAACAGTATTTGAAGAACACTATTACCAGATGCTGCGTCACCTTAGTTATGAGTTAGAAAAGCCAAATAGCGTATTGATAGCCTTCGGGTTCTCATTTGCTGATGAGCATATCAGGAACTTGATTAAACGCTCTCTGACGAATCCTACTCTACAAGTATACATCTGTTGTTATAGAGAAACCATGATCCCTGAATTGCAGAAGTATTTTTCTGACTTCAATAATATTGAGTACGTTGTCCATGAAAAAGGTGAAGTATTAGATTTCTCTTACTTCAACTCTCACGTCCTAACACTTGGTGAGGATGACGCATGA
- a CDS encoding site-specific integrase, whose protein sequence is MSNLNKKLIGSPSALSLSAEQIQNIKGLKLPNRLVLPTNSDFDTQTIDPSLDVWEFKYGGNKVKLDMVCQNESLTKLLKYICFLDVTSKAAPTTRNNFARIKKFIVSLNLSSDAYFKKLEALARSEIDATPEAYYELKRLCRHLFRMNMPQFGILDYEKLEDIPRPASRDSFQIYQDLENSFPSHLKRLISKGLVEHSTKEGLAALTNDELLCLVVLGSAYATGMRPIQFDRLRGSNIRREAANPRTNLTRYSIMVPLAKQRKVKVEGVKVAIPDSVGFLIEEYMKRLNLTHEDQLFTTGTIQLGADLNTYLNRALLFLQSDETKLAIANEEVNPPRYVLTDFRHNVGHSMAMGGSSAEEIAYVLGHSSTVVASHYITATPELAMVQHKSLGSNPVWINMVGLMMTGYAADEEKWTGYTVSGMLKGKLFIKIGGCSRKQKKCHLSKVRSCYGCFYFRPFKNLEPHKEVHKTFTEELFDLIDVANKSGDENSPMIRTATDAKHEVQLVINRLEGGF, encoded by the coding sequence TTGAGTAATTTAAATAAAAAACTCATTGGTAGTCCATCAGCCTTATCCTTAAGTGCTGAGCAAATTCAAAACATCAAAGGATTGAAGCTACCTAATCGTTTGGTTTTGCCAACAAATTCAGACTTTGACACGCAAACAATCGACCCGTCCCTAGATGTGTGGGAGTTTAAATATGGTGGCAATAAAGTTAAATTGGACATGGTTTGCCAGAATGAAAGTCTGACAAAGTTATTAAAGTACATATGTTTTCTTGATGTTACATCTAAGGCAGCACCTACAACTAGAAATAACTTTGCTCGCATAAAAAAATTCATAGTCAGTTTGAATTTAAGCAGTGATGCTTATTTTAAAAAATTAGAAGCTCTTGCTAGATCCGAAATAGATGCAACCCCAGAAGCATATTACGAATTAAAGCGACTTTGCAGACATTTATTTCGCATGAATATGCCTCAATTTGGTATTCTTGATTATGAAAAATTGGAAGATATTCCAAGACCAGCATCTCGTGATTCTTTTCAGATTTATCAAGATCTTGAGAACTCATTCCCTTCGCACCTAAAACGTTTGATTAGCAAGGGCTTAGTCGAGCACTCAACAAAAGAGGGATTGGCAGCCCTGACGAATGATGAGCTTCTTTGTCTTGTAGTTCTTGGCTCCGCCTACGCGACTGGGATGAGACCTATTCAATTCGACAGACTGCGTGGTTCCAATATAAGGCGTGAGGCTGCAAACCCTAGAACGAATTTGACTCGTTATAGCATAATGGTTCCGCTTGCCAAGCAGCGTAAGGTTAAAGTCGAGGGTGTTAAAGTTGCTATTCCTGATTCCGTTGGATTCTTGATCGAGGAATACATGAAAAGACTCAACCTTACTCATGAAGATCAGTTGTTTACAACGGGAACAATCCAGCTTGGTGCGGATTTAAATACATATTTAAATCGAGCGTTGCTATTTCTTCAATCGGATGAAACTAAGTTGGCTATCGCTAATGAGGAGGTGAACCCGCCACGTTATGTACTGACAGATTTCCGTCACAATGTTGGGCATTCAATGGCTATGGGCGGCTCTAGTGCAGAAGAAATTGCATATGTTCTAGGTCACTCTTCCACCGTTGTTGCTAGTCATTACATCACGGCAACTCCCGAATTAGCAATGGTTCAACACAAATCTCTCGGCTCCAACCCTGTATGGATAAATATGGTTGGTTTAATGATGACTGGATATGCAGCAGATGAGGAAAAATGGACTGGGTATACAGTTTCAGGGATGCTGAAAGGTAAACTATTCATAAAAATTGGTGGTTGTTCTCGCAAACAAAAGAAATGTCACCTGAGTAAAGTACGCAGTTGTTATGGATGTTTTTATTTTCGCCCTTTTAAAAACCTAGAGCCACATAAAGAGGTTCATAAAACCTTCACCGAGGAACTCTTTGATTTAATCGATGTAGCAAACAAATCTGGTGACGAAAATAGCCCAATGATCCGCACCGCCACAGACGCAAAACACGAAGTTCAATTGGTTATAAATCGTCTTGAAGGAGGCTTTTGA
- a CDS encoding SLATT domain-containing protein — MNEITINGNELKTREFICVLHSWLNRCRDARNGHYKRAERLYEVSQILGYVLIYSTVFVTAFSFISYDETKTLVLGIKQQHVVAFIGCVAAVISGIVSQARFGERAEIHRSSGARYANLARDIEALEIMINAGLITDNELSLQASSIIKEWNNLSKDSLLTPLQKKHSSNCLHLFIMIVFITMFFFVTIK; from the coding sequence ATGAACGAAATAACTATAAACGGTAATGAACTTAAGACTCGTGAGTTCATTTGTGTATTACACTCGTGGCTCAACCGATGTCGAGATGCGCGTAATGGACATTACAAGAGGGCAGAGAGACTATATGAAGTATCTCAGATACTCGGCTATGTACTCATATACTCTACTGTATTTGTAACAGCTTTCTCATTTATATCTTATGATGAAACAAAGACTCTCGTTTTAGGGATCAAGCAACAACACGTAGTGGCATTTATTGGATGTGTTGCTGCGGTTATATCAGGTATCGTAAGCCAGGCAAGGTTTGGCGAAAGAGCGGAAATACATCGCTCATCAGGTGCCCGATACGCTAATTTAGCTAGAGATATTGAAGCACTAGAAATTATGATAAACGCTGGTCTAATAACTGATAATGAACTTTCTTTACAAGCTAGTTCAATTATAAAAGAGTGGAATAACTTGTCTAAAGATTCGTTGTTGACTCCGCTTCAAAAAAAACATAGTAGTAATTGTTTACATTTATTTATAATGATTGTATTTATCACGATGTTTTTCTTTGTCACTATTAAATAA